A single Cannabis sativa cultivar Pink pepper isolate KNU-18-1 chromosome 7, ASM2916894v1, whole genome shotgun sequence DNA region contains:
- the LOC115696374 gene encoding uncharacterized protein LOC115696374: MKWLWRFPLESESLWHRVIESRYGLANNFWDSKRGERMSPRGPWKDIADLYDEYLRLVKFKVGKGDKIRFWEDEWLGDSSLLHTYPGLALISRAKNVYIIELVAEGGAAGESVVSWDFKFRRNLLEKEIPSLIGMLQQMEQVKLLNVNVDIRIWKPDATGVFSSKSAFAWFNSNQNVARPPWTKSLWKSIALSRVKIFIWLVAHGKVNVHDVLQRRRPFILISPGWCVCCKSNGEEVEHLFLHCKFSSKLWSMLLEEFGLIWALPRSVPQMLMSKIKGSKRQDILWKTAVLATIWAIWLERNTRIFEDVENSAIVVWDKIKFWTATWVFRTKHFEDLSFLDLSREWRVLL; encoded by the coding sequence aTGAAATGGTTATGGCGATTTCCCTTAGAATCTGAGTCTCTTTGGCACAGGGTGATTGAGAGTCGTTATGGTTTGGCAAATAATTTTTGGGATTCAAAAAGAGGGGAGCGGATGTCCCCGAGGGGACCATGGAAGGACATTGCGGATCTATATGATGAATACTTAAGGCTGGTGAAGTTCAAGGTAGGAAAAGGGGATAAGATTCGGTTCTGGGAAGATGAATGGTTAGGTGACTCATCTCTACTACACACTTATCCTGGTTTAGCCCTAATCTCTAGGGCTAAAAACGTATATATAATAGAACTGGTAGCTGAAGGAGGTGCAGCTGGAGAAAGTGTGGTAAGTTGGGACTTCAAGTTCAGAAGAAACCTGCTGGAAAAAGAAATACCTAGCCTTATAGGGATGTTACAACAGATGGAACAGGTTAAATTACTTAATGTCAACGTTGATATCAGAATATGGAAACCTGATGCCACTGGAGTTTTCTCAAGTAAATCAGCGTTCGCCTGGTTTAATTCCAACCAAAATGTTGCCAGACCCCCTTGGACCAAATCTTTATGGAAAAGTATAGCCCTGTCAAGAGTTAaaatctttatttggttagtagCTCATGGAAAAGTTAATGTGCACGACGTTCTACAACGAAGACGACCTTTCATACTCATTTCTCCCGGGTGGTGTGTATGCTGTAAGAGTAATGGAGAAGAAGTGGAACATCTGTTTTTGCATTGTAAATTCTCCTCCAAATTATGGTCAATGTTGTTGGAGGAGTTTGGTTTGATATGGGCTCTACCTAGAAGTGTTCCACAAATGTTAATGAGTAAGATAAAAGGAAGTAAACGTCAGGATATACTTTGGAAGACGGCTGTCCTAGCAACAATTTGGGCTATTTGGCTGGAGAGAAATACCAGGATTTTTGAAGATGTAGAGAACTCTGCAATAGTGGTTTGGGACAAAATAAAATTCTGGACAGCAACATGGGTTTTCAGAACAAAGCATTTTGAAGACCTCTCTTTTCTAGATTTGAGTAGAGAGTGGAGAGTccttttataa